Proteins encoded in a region of the Dehalococcoidia bacterium genome:
- a CDS encoding FliA/WhiG family RNA polymerase sigma factor produces MVTSAREQMIVRHMPLVAFVVGRMSSEGNAAVGVDKEDAMGYGLEGLIQAVDAFDPSRGTTFASFAIRRIRGAILDAVRKQDPLPRSLRKNAREIERVSQELAAQLGRWPTHKEIALRMGISLPRLQQLLSRASSRLVSLEYSLEDKATNANYGWDLADEDVLSDPAQAAEKRAAIGFLSEALNILTERDKAILRLRYGESRPFHEIGRILGLSESRVCQLHKRIICLLRRELRPQLEEAA; encoded by the coding sequence ATGGTGACGAGCGCTAGAGAACAAATGATAGTCAGGCACATGCCTCTGGTGGCATTTGTGGTAGGACGCATGTCTTCCGAAGGCAACGCCGCCGTCGGAGTCGATAAGGAGGACGCGATGGGATACGGCCTCGAGGGTCTCATCCAGGCCGTCGATGCGTTCGATCCCTCCCGCGGCACGACCTTTGCCAGTTTCGCCATCCGCCGCATCCGGGGCGCAATTCTTGACGCGGTCCGCAAGCAAGACCCGCTCCCTCGCTCGCTCCGCAAGAACGCGCGGGAGATCGAGCGGGTCTCGCAGGAACTGGCAGCGCAGCTCGGGCGCTGGCCGACGCACAAGGAGATAGCGCTGCGTATGGGTATCAGCCTGCCGCGCCTGCAGCAGCTTCTCTCGCGCGCCAGTTCGCGCCTGGTCTCCCTGGAGTACTCGCTGGAGGACAAGGCCACAAACGCCAACTACGGCTGGGACCTGGCAGACGAGGACGTCCTGAGCGATCCGGCGCAAGCGGCGGAGAAACGGGCAGCAATCGGCTTCCTTTCGGAGGCCCTCAACATCCTTACCGAACGCGACAAGGCGATCCTCCGGCTGCGCTACGGCGAATCGCGGCCGTTTCACGAGATCGGCCGCATCCTCGGTCTTTCGGAGTCGCGCGTATGTCAGCTCCACAAGCGGATAATCTGCCTGTTGCGGAGGGAGCTTCGCCCGCAACTGGAAGAGGCGGCCTAG